In Vicia villosa cultivar HV-30 ecotype Madison, WI linkage group LG7, Vvil1.0, whole genome shotgun sequence, the DNA window TGAGAAATTGCTTTAATAAACCAAAATTAGGGGTGGTAAAACGGGTATAATCCTTCGAGTATGTCTGTTTTGCCCACACTTTTTTTTTGGACGAGGCATCCGCACCCCTTAATATGTTTGTCCATCTAATTTTTTTGCAAGTTTTTGCAGGCATGATCATTTACATACAATTTTGTAAATTTTAGGCATAAAAGGCTCAATGTTTGGGGGCCCGTCCCACCCTTACTTTTTACAAGACGGACCATGGTTCTAGATCTGCAGTCTCAAATATGTCGGCTTTGCCCCATTTTTTACAGGCTTTTGTGGAGTGAGGCTAAACGGGACGGGTATGCCCATTCGCCATCTATTTTTTTGATAAGCAAAAGAAGATATGATGGaaggagcaaaagggatgctcaaTCCAATACAAGAGAATGCATATCTACATAAATCGTAGATATCAGAAGGTCGAATGTGATCCCGATTTGATAGCACGAGGATGTTATTAGATGGTTAATTGAAAATCTAATTTGAAGTTATGAAAATTGAAGGAATTGGAAGTTATTTTTCTCACACGACGCCACTGTTCCAAGGTGGAACCAGAAATGTAGAGAGATGCGGAAGCTACGGATAAGCAAAGCTTCATAAATGATTCAAGGGAACCACTTCTTGATATGAAGGTTGTGATTGCGAAACGTCTTGAGTCGGAGACGATGATCTTGTACTGCTGTTGCTAATCTCTGATACAGTGGATCAAAAAGGGAGGGTGTATGATATGGTTAGAACTCTAACATCCAAATTAATTTAGGGTTCAAGATAATTatagtgaaaataaaaattagataTTATGTATCTGAAAATTCTTTGTAACTGCATTCATATTTTCAACTAAATGGAGCATGATAAATAGACCTTATCTTTGTAACAcataatattgattttttttttcaattttgtgcTCTTTATCCAcaatactattttatttttagttggaTATCTAATCCTACAATTGAACTAATAATAAGATCCATTATCTCTTGACCAAAAAAATCAACTatctaacaaaattaaaattaaaaaattcacaCTCTAAAACTCTTAAGTTTCACGCCTTCATAATGGTagctaaaataattttatttttaacacgGCTACCATCCTAAACCTGAATTTTGTACGAAAAATGATATAAACTATCTCATAGTATTTGCTTAAAAAGcacaatttatttttgaaaaaggtTGTTGTTGAAAAAGGAACGGCTACTTTAGAATTAAGGTTTTCAACCTAGTGATGTTTTCTGTTTCGGAAAAgtgttattatttatatattttgccTAAAAGTAAATCAAACCTatttctaaataaaataataacacaTAAGAATATCTTAAAGTGAGTAATAAAGTAAAGTTTACCAATAAGTTGTAAGGTTAATGGCCGTTGATTGTTCCTCCATTTCACATGGTATTATAAACTGTTTTTGTGTGCTTTTCATCATCTGGACCCCATAACTTTATGGAACCTGATTTGACATTCTCATTAATTTTTTCCTAAAACTTCATGTCAAGATCATCCAATCTTTCTTGGGCATTATATACTCTATTTGGAATGAATTCCACTTTGTACCACTATCTTTGtggtttaaaattattataaaatttaagGACTATTTAAGAATACTCTAATTATAAGTCTCCAAAGATAAGAGAACAAAAAGAAAGGTAAGAGAATCTAAAGCTAGGAAAGGAAAGCCTATTCATTCATAAGATAACTACCAAAGCATATGAATTAATCAACTATGCTAAAGAGAGATTTAGGTCAAGTATGTATATACATGTATGGAACAAGTACGTACCATCCGTACTCAAAGAATGTATACTCAAAGATTGTAAAATAAATAGAATGCAACGTAGTGGAGCGGAACAGAATGAAATAAATATGTCATATAATTAGAAGTGTTCATGGGTGCGGGTCGACCCACGAATCCGCTAACCCAAACCGAATCAACCTATAAATTACCCGAATCTGTTCATTTACGGGTATGTCCAACCCAACTTGCAACATCCCATATAGTTTTGGTTCGGATATCAGTTTGAATTTTTTAACCCGCGGATCCATTGACCCAACCCATTAATGTTACattagtaattttttattattattttaaataaaaaataattattttttatctcaATACTAACCATAATTTTTGCAAAAAAAACTTTATTATCCACTGATAGTACTATTAAATTAACGAGTTTACGTAACTTTAAGACTAAATGctgtttcttatttttttttgtatcatttccaacttacatattttataaaaataatgtgtttTGTGGATTATACTATTATCTAGTGTTATGTCATGTTAATGAATATTATTAGATACTATATGATGTGTTTCATCCATTTTGTGTTATAAATGAGTATAAATGTAttgaattgtgttacaatattattaaattgaaaattttttatttttaatttgaaatacAACTCACGAATCCAACCCAACTCATAAATGAACTGATCGGTTCAGGTTGGTTTTGATAATAAAATTGCGGGTTGGACGGTGAACCCAACCCGTTGAAGTTTGAACGGGTTAGATAACGGGTTATGCCAAACCCGGTCCAACCTAACCCATGTATACCCCTTAATATAATTGTTTGAATATTTCATAAcagaataaaaagattttatcATTTCGCTCAAATTAAAgagtataaaaataatagaaagtgATGATAGAATGAGATGAAATGCATTCCATCTGATTTTACTCCATTACAtctatttttaatcaattcaaacaatttaaatttatagCATTTTATTCTATTTCATTCCACTCTTCCATAAATCCAAACATTCTCTTAGTAAAAGAAAAactaatcaaatatttatatagtttcttaaaattgaattaaaattaagatCAAACATTCTGAAATATGACATTAAACATAATGTGAAagtattatttcatattttaatttcGGGGCTGCAGTCTCACAAGAAGACCTAACTCCAAGATTTTGTTGGCATGTAATACAATTTTTAATATGAAATGAAATAACTATTATGTattcaacttaattaattaattaagtgtcGCTGGTGTATAACAAAATAGAAATACATAAAACATTTTTATTCTAAAAATAGCACCAAAGACTTAATCCATATCATACAATCTTAAATACATGAATTTGAAGCCTCTAAGGAACACAATGCCCTTTTAAATTACTTATCtccaataaatcaaatcaatgtgTTCTGGACATGATGGATGTCCAAAATACGAAGATTCTGTTGAAAAATTATAATCACAACACAAAAATATaatatgaaatttttaaaattgaagaaaaatcacagttgttgtcaaataaaaattaaataatgaaaaaattgttataatatataaaatatcatCAACCATTTCGATTGATAGGAAGCTAATTCTACCAAGAATATAGAATTAGAGTTcaacaataaaaagagaaagacattaaaataaactaaggaaatagagataaaaataactttgatttctttgattgataccctaatgtctcaatgagactacaatatataatgtTACTAGTGGATAACAAACTAAAATGCCCAAATATTAATAAAGgcccaaataaataacaacacaaaTAAAACTACTACTTATATAAATTcttaataacttaaatactaaATTCCACTCTCTATCAACGATCTTCAATATAACCAAAATAAATCTCATAACATTTTAACGCAAGagtataaaaaggaaaaaaaaacaaatacaaaagTGTTTTGACAATGCATTTTGTAATAAAAAATTCGAGTTTATTTATTCTTATTCCTTTACAAAACAAAGCGATGTAAGACTATTTCAAGATGTATACTTTTAACTAATACCAAAAATCTCTATATTGATTGAAAACAATACATTGACTTCCATTGTCTTAACCGAAAATCATAGTTCAAAAGAACTTTCATATTTCACCATAAAAGTATATTCACTTGAAGCTACATCACTCCAATGATTTTTACATTATCTTCACAAACAATCATAGTTTAAAAGAACAGTTAATACTTCACCAAAAGAGTATAATCACTTGAAATTAAATCACTCCAATAATTTTCACATTGTCATTACCGACAATCATAAATCAAAAGAATTATCATACTCCGCAATAAAGATTTTCACTTGAGAATAAACTACTTCAAAAAAAATTCATGTCGAAAATCAGGCTGAAAATTTATGGTGCGACTTCCATGTTGGCATGGAGCTTTTCAACCATCAACATAATTTCACATCACACACGTTGAATCCATGTCAATCAACACTCCTATACTAACTAACACCTTGTGTAATTCTGGTTTTATCAATGTatctttgaattaaatttttcatAAGTAAAAAAGGAATCATCCATTAATTTTCTCTAGTCCGAACTACACCGCGGAACTTGTAAGTGCGACTAATAAAAACCACATTCTTTTTCTAATATGGAAGATTAGACAAAAATGCAACCACAGAGCATATTAAGAAAGCATACCCTTAAATCGAACCAAAAACTTTGATACCAGTTGTTGGGAAAAAACGGCATGGAGAAAGTAAAGAGCACAATCACAACACATCAATATAATGTGGAAACTCCAAAATCAGGAAAAAAACTATAGTCATTATAAAATAACGACAAAAAATAACACTAAGTGGAAATTGTAACAAGACATATATTACTGTTAACCACTCCACACCCCACTATACTCACACTCTCCAAAGAGAAATGTTTAACTACTTGTCATAACACTATTATtccttgcttattaaaaaaagtataagagaaaagaaaaaaaaatcaaatacatAATTAAAATGCTTGTGATTATTGCATTTTGTAATTAAAAACTTGAGTCTATTATATGACCTTGGACTACCTATTCttttacaaaattaaattatGTGAAATTATTTCCAACATTTTAGTTTTAACAATATCAACAAAGTCAACCAAACAAAAATTGATAAAGAACCCGGTATTTCCTAAGAGAAGGTTTTAGGAACCTAAATGATGAAACCTTAAAATAAAGGCAATTTCTTTTCCCAGGTGTGAAGCACACTTCTGAAAACTTAAAAATATTATCATCTTTTTtttgagatgcatctccgaacgcacctcaGTCCATTTTTTCCAAAAAGTAGTTCAGAGATGCATATGCGAAGATTTATGGGAtgtattcggagatgcatctccaaaatcacCCTTGAACCCATTTTCCAAATGTTTTTCAATGAGATTTATCATTTAATCATTCAGCGAAAtttttagagatgcatctccgaaaatgtcAAGCGGGAAATTGAATATATTACCACCTTGCATGATCATCTCCCCATACTTCATTCATCCTCCATAACCCAAAATTCTTAAAACTTTCATTCTCAATCAACTATTTTCGACTCCTAATCATCATTATTGTGTTTTATCACATCAAAgggagcaaaagaagttgcaattTAAGGTAAAATTCATTCATTTTATATCTCATTGCTCGCATTAATCTTGTTTTTGGGCTGAAAAAATATACTTTGagtacggagatgcatctccgaattcacctgCTATATGTTTTGGAGATGCCTATTTGAATATGCTTGttactttaattttttaaactatttttatgtTTTGGTTCAAAATAGATATGGTGCACCCGAATATGTTTCCCAAAGCTCCTGTAGGTAATGATATAAAACTTGATGAGTGAAGGACAATGTTAAATCGGTGTTAGACCAGTTGATGTCAAGATAGATGTTGGTCAATATTTTACAATTGAACAACTGTTTACTGCTCGTGAACATATGCTTGAATGAGTCCGCATGGTGGCCGGGAAATTTGGATTTGGCATTGTAATCGGAAGGTAACGTATCTCGGGCAAGATTAAATTTCAATTTTCACAAAGTGAAGCAAGCAGAGAAGACATGTTGGGATAGTTCTAAGTGTGAATGTACTCTTAGGAAGGCTTATAGTCTTCCATGTGCTTGTCTCATTTCAAAAAATAAGAAGTTTGATTCCCAGATACGTATGGATGAAATCTACAATCACTGGAGAAAATTCTGGTTTGATGATGATGTGACGATGGGTGGTAAAGCAGGTATAACTATGATGATCGAGTGGAAAATAATTCAAGATTGATTTTCTAAAGCAAATGACACCATAAAATTGCATATCAAAGAGCGGTTGAGGAAGATTGTTATCCAACAACCACATATTTGAAACCTCTTTCAGAACCCGTTAAAACCAAAGGTGCCCCTAAAAAGGTCAAACCGACACAAGATGACAATTCAACTAAGCGGTCTCCCTCATACTTTAAACGTGTTGATTCAAATTTCTGGATTCTCCAACTCCAAAATCTCAAAAAGTGTGTACATGGGTGCTCTCATTCGCAAACCACCTCCTTCACCGATTGATGCCGAAAATAATCTTTATTGAAGAAATGCCGCTTTTTAAGCACAAACACATTGAGCGGATTGTAAATGTCAAGGATGATGGTAATTGTGATTTTTGGGCTGTATCCAGCTTGCTTTGTAAAAAAGAGGAGAATCACTTTCTTGTCCGCCAAACTCTGTTGAATGAGTTGACGAAGCATAGGGAATTGTACACAACGTTATATgggaaaaaaattacattttgaTGCAATTCAAGACGCTCTCACTCCTTGAGTTAGCGATCCCACACCGTTTTCAAAATGGATGCGCTTTCCTGAAATGACCTATCTTATTGCAAGTGCGTATCCGAATAAATCCTTTTATGGTAAAATAATAGGGTTTAtccggatatgcatctccaaaatgTATTTTGATGATATGATAAAGTTTCTAAGGTCCAAAGTGATCATGTCTTATATAAATAGGGTGTTTCTCATCCTATTTTTCTATAAAACACCTAATAACAGAAAATGAATACAAATCCCCCACCTTATATTTGTGTATATCAATGGTGAGATGCCGCCATTGCAGTTTAGGGTCTGCGAGGATTTAACTCGCACATACCTGATTTCCAAACTAAAACTGTGATATCCAAAAACTTGATGAGTTGTCAAGATCAAGTATCGTTCACCCTCGTTTGACAGCGACGGTAAGATACAGTTCACCAACTTCGAATTGACGACGGATGCAGATTTAGAGGTTATGTGGGGTACTTTTCGCTGATATGAAACAAAGGTTCTAATTGAAGTGGAGGCGGAGATTGCAATATCCATTGACGATATTATCAACATGTTGCAACGTTCGGAACTACCCGTTTAAAACGATGTGTAATGTTAATTTTCCGAATATCATTTATCTATGTAATGTTGAGTGTTTTAATTCAATGTCAAGTTGTTATGATTATCagttataaattttgaatttaaaatattcaCACTATTTGTCTTTGTCTCTGTTTCTGTTTTTCTTTTGAAGTATAATGCTATTTCGGATATACATCTCCGAAGCATATGATATATTATTTCAGAGATGTATCTTTGAACCAAATTTTTGCAAAAATAATTTATGATGCGTtcgaaaatgtatctccgaattctagaaatatttttaagttttcaCAAAGGGGTTGTGAGAAGGCATAAGGGTAGGAAAAAATTTCCTAAATAAAAGCCTAACAAAATCTCATATTGAGGTAGATACCTCAACGTTGGTCTGAGGCATCAAGACACCAAATCATTCACCAGACTTTACAATTGGATCCTAATTCATGACTTCACTTGTGAACATGATAGGTCTTTCCCAGACCACAAAATTTAAGTTAAACTCAAATCAAATTGAATCAAGATGGATGGTGAAACTCAATTAATATGTTCGAATTGAGATAAATGAGTGTAAGTTATTGGTCTAAGGTTGAATCCTGCCAACATGATCTGATATGTGTAAGCTAAAAGTGTAAGTGTAAATTGTTGGTCTCTATAGTTCAACCTCACATAATTTTGATATGAATAATGAATTAACcctatatttattaaattaacaaCAATTTTGCTTGGTATACGGAAAACATCTacgaatcattttcaaaacaacaaagaaAGTACAGCTGATAGATGTAAGCATTTGAATCATAAAGACTAGAGAAGAAGTAACATTTCTTATCCTTTGTTAACTAAAACTCTAATGGAACAACATGATATGTAACTTAACAAAATAAAGCCGTTGTGTCTAACTTAACAAGTAATTAAATCATAAGCAGTAAAAGTATATCAAGTGTGCTTGCTTGGGAATAGGGATAGACCACTATACAATATACAGAAACAGACACAACACATTGAGTTCGAGATGAAAAAAAGTTGTTATTGCTATCTAGGAAGATGGACTGCTACTGTTGTTGCGGAAGCTGTTTGCAAGATTATTCAAAGGAGAAGCTTGAAAAAGTGAGAGTCTTATGGTTCTTGTGTGAGATGATGTATGCAAGTCTTTACACTCTTCAAGATCACTATCACATCCTAACACAACCCATTCTCCTTCATCATCCAAATACTTGAGAACCAAATTGTTCATATCAGTTAGGTTAAAACGCCTTGCTATCTCAAGCTGCAGATCTCTAAAACACCACACTGCTTGCAAGCTAAACCTAATCTTCTCGTCCGCGAACGTCGCCTTCACTCTGAAAGCACCTCTTTCCAATAGTCCTGatgatgatgaattgttgttgttccAGGTTACAGTTGGTCTTGGAGGTAgggtttggttgttgttgttgttgttgttgaaatgtAGAAGTAACTGTTTGGTATCATGATCCTCTTGTAGTTGTTGATAGTCTTGGATATTAATAGTTGATGCATGCTGCATTAATGCATCAACTGCTGAAGGAGCTGCAAGGTTTTCTGTCATCAAAAGATGATGATGATCTCCATTAATAATAGATTTGTTTCCTGCTGCATGAGTCTGACTGCATGCAGAAGGTGGAGATTTCAAATTAGTAACTAAATCTCCATGGCTGTTATAGAAACTGTTGTTGTTGATGTGATCACCACTGCTGCCACCTCCGCCACCGCCATGAGCAGTTGCAGTGCTCAACTCTGGAAAGCTTGCATAGAAAGATCCAATCTGAATAGCACCCTCAGCACCTTGAACAGAATCTATCACCAGTTGAAGCTTCTTCAAAGAATGGCCcactttctttatttttcttgaagGCCACCTTGTTATCCCATGCTGTCTGCATATCCTTTTCAGAGTTGTAGGACATACTGTAtcacaaaatattatttaattagtttagaTTAAGATTGAGTTGGAATAATTAATATCTATATGATTAtgatattgtttttttttcatttcattaattaattgaagtttaaATTTACAAGTTACTAGTACTCACCACCGATGCTCTTTGCGGCGTCCTTTAGGCTTCCGGCGAAGTATTGTCTAAGAACAGGCAAGCTTATGGTCTTCTCGGCCTTGGTTCGTCGCTTGTCGCCTGACTTTCGTCCGCTCGAAGAAGATGATGACCTGCGACCACCACCGGTACCGCCGCCTCCGGATTCTTCACCAGCCTCTACACTTGCTCTTGAGTTACTGCTCTGATCATGCTGCAGGACTTGTCCAAATTCTGAAAAGACTGAATTTCCCTCTCTCTCCCAATTACATGTTGTGACTTTGAATTCCTCTTTAGGTTCTTGAAGATACTCCAACGACACCGACAcgccttttcctttgttttgtgcTTCCATCATATGTGCAATCCAAGAACAAGATGATGAATTTGTGTCTTTAGTTGAACAGCCTGAAGCTGCATCAACTTGTGACAGTGATGCTGTAGTAGCAGCATCAGATGCAGAAGAAGGCATGTAGTTATTTGTTGTCGTTGGAAAAGTGAACTGATCTTGATCCTCATGATGATTAGCATTGTCATCATCCATAACAACATGCAAATGCAAGCTTCTGCAAGCTTGTTGAACAACAAGGGATAATGAGTTGAGCATTTGTTTCTGTTGTTCCGTGTCGCGGCAATCTTTAGGTAGAAAAAACTCCAAAACAAAATCAGCTGCAGAACCAGTGTACACACTTCTCAATGGAATCGCAACCGCGGCATGTAATCCAAACATGTCCGCGTGGTGAGCGAGCGGATATTCGGCTTTGCTGAATGCTGTAATGTCGATTGCGAAACAAGGCTTGGTTGTTGTGAATGCTGTTCCTACTATTCCTTGTCCATTGAAAAGATGATACTCACTGCAGGCTTCTTGAAATCCTAACATCTCCATGTCACCAACATAACAAGCTGAATCAACAGTCGATATGCAACTCATCATCATATGATTATTATTGTTCATCTGATCCGTTGGAACTGTAACCGAAACACTGCATCCACCACCGCCGGTAGTACCTTTTCCTCCTCCTTGTTGCTGTATGCAAGGAGCCCATGTTAGCGCTAGTGGCAAATTGTGAGTCTTGCATACAGACGCCAACACCTCTACGATCTCATTCACCGCTGCTTCGTACAACTCCTCAAAAACCTAATTATTCAATATCATATGTAAAACAATTAGGTCTAAGAATTGAATCAAGTATTGATTTGATGAATGATGGAATGCATCCTTACCTTTACTGCTGGTGGAATATTCATGTTGTGGCTACTACTTCTAAAATCAACAGCCTGCACCAAAGATAGATAGATCCATCAATCACATGTTTTGAATTACAGTAATATTAAACTAGTACTAATGCAATTAATTGAGAAACTACAAACCTCGAGAGCATTGGAGAGATGATCGAGTTGTGGACGATAATTGATGAGGTTTTGATTCGCGATAACAAACTCCATCACACCTAGACATGTACCACTTCCTCTTTCGAACACAGGAAGTGCTAGAAGAGATCCATACTGCTGCTGCTGTTGCTGATGCCGCGGATACTCGTGGCTTCTAAAGAATCGAACATGAACATTCATGTTTGGATTCACAGAAACCGGAACAGATGAACTCGAATCCTGCTGCAGATAATGAATTGCTGATCTCCTCCTTAGAGCAGGCACCCATATCTGAATAAGAACGTTGTTGGAAGAATTCTTTGTATACTCCTTTAAGTAACCAACAGCAACTACTAATCTCTCTTTCACCGAAGTCGATGGACCTTGACTCGCCCTCGGCCCGATCCACCATCTCTTCCCAACAACAAAACCACTTTCCTGATCAACTTGATGATGATTGAAATGATCACCTTCTCCCATTCCAATGGGAATACTATTCGCCATGTAGTGTTGTTGTTGCTGTGGTGATGCAGTTTGCTGCATCGCCATCATATTATTCTCACTAGCTTCAATCCAGCAACCTTCTCCTAAAAGCTCCTCAATTATATCTCCTTGATCTCCTCCAACCATCGTCCCAAATACACCGCCGTCGTCCACTATCCCACCACCGTATTCCATCCTAGCTAGCTTCTTTCTCAGATCCTGTAATAGTTattatacatacatacatacatacatatgaGTGATCAAGTATAAGAGAAGATATCATTTcatatatatactatttattaGAAGGTGACAGAAGATGAAGAGTCAAATATATATTAAGTAGTTGAGAACACGTACGTAGCTAACTAAGAACTAGCCAGCAGCAAGAGAAGAAAAGTGAAGAGTAGTTTTTTGTGCAGGCAGGGAGAGATGAAATGAAATATATGAACATATGCAATAAACAGGTCTCCTATAGTCCTATTTAATGA includes these proteins:
- the LOC131615612 gene encoding protein NLP5 encodes the protein MEYGGGIVDDGGVFGTMVGGDQGDIIEELLGEGCWIEASENNMMAMQQTASPQQQQHYMANSIPIGMGEGDHFNHHQVDQESGFVVGKRWWIGPRASQGPSTSVKERLVVAVGYLKEYTKNSSNNVLIQIWVPALRRRSAIHYLQQDSSSSVPVSVNPNMNVHVRFFRSHEYPRHQQQQQQYGSLLALPVFERGSGTCLGVMEFVIANQNLINYRPQLDHLSNALEAVDFRSSSHNMNIPPAVKVFEELYEAAVNEIVEVLASVCKTHNLPLALTWAPCIQQQGGGKGTTGGGGCSVSVTVPTDQMNNNNHMMMSCISTVDSACYVGDMEMLGFQEACSEYHLFNGQGIVGTAFTTTKPCFAIDITAFSKAEYPLAHHADMFGLHAAVAIPLRSVYTGSAADFVLEFFLPKDCRDTEQQKQMLNSLSLVVQQACRSLHLHVVMDDDNANHHEDQDQFTFPTTTNNYMPSSASDAATTASLSQVDAASGCSTKDTNSSSCSWIAHMMEAQNKGKGVSVSLEYLQEPKEEFKVTTCNWEREGNSVFSEFGQVLQHDQSSNSRASVEAGEESGGGGTGGGRRSSSSSSGRKSGDKRRTKAEKTISLPVLRQYFAGSLKDAAKSIGVCPTTLKRICRQHGITRWPSRKIKKVGHSLKKLQLVIDSVQGAEGAIQIGSFYASFPELSTATAHGGGGGGSSGDHINNNSFYNSHGDLVTNLKSPPSACSQTHAAGNKSIINGDHHHLLMTENLAAPSAVDALMQHASTINIQDYQQLQEDHDTKQLLLHFNNNNNNNQTLPPRPTVTWNNNNSSSSGLLERGAFRVKATFADEKIRFSLQAVWCFRDLQLEIARRFNLTDMNNLVLKYLDDEGEWVVLGCDSDLEECKDLHTSSHTRTIRLSLFQASPLNNLANSFRNNSSSPSS